The sequence below is a genomic window from Thalassomonas haliotis.
AAAAACCACCACGGAAGTCGATACCACACAAACAGTTGATCCCGCCAGTCAGCCGCATCTGATTATCGAGCGTTATAACACCGCCCTGATTGTCAGGAAACTGGTGGATGAAATGAAAACGCCGAGGGACAGAGAGCTGATCTTGAGATTCTATATTAAAGAAGAAGATAAACAGCAAATCTGTCAGGATCTGGGATTAAATGAGCTTCATTTTAACCGGGTCTTGTTCAGGGCGCGCCAGCGGTTTAAGCAGCTTTGGAGCGAATATATTGAGGCCGGCGCCGATCCCTGAAAAAATTTTGCCTGAGGGTGGGATAATCCGCTTCTTGCCTGCACTAATATTGCGAAGTAAGTCCAAACCGGAGTGGAGGGCTATATGAAAACTGCCAGATTGGAAGAAGAACAGCTGATAGAAAGATATATTCTACGGCAAATGACAGACGAAGAAGCCTCTGAATTTGAAGCTTTTTATTTGTCTAACCAGGAATGCCTGGATCAACTGGAATTAGCACAAAGATTATTCCAGGGACTCGAAATGATTGCCGAATCACCCGATGTGGCGCACGAGCCTGAGGTTGTACAGATCAGCAGCCATAAAAGCTGGTGGCAGCGGCAGGTACCGGCCTGGTCATTGGCGGCCAGCCTGTTATTAGCGATTTTGCCTTCGGGTTATCTCTATCAAACGCTTTCGCAGCAAAGTTTACCCGACAGCGGCATCTCTGTTGTTAATCTTGCACTGTCAGAGTTGCGGGGAGCCGGGCAGGCGATAACCATTAAGCGCGATGATAAACAGGTGATATTGTCGGCTTATATTGATACTGATCTCGAAAATATGGATTTTCCGAGCTACGGCTTTCAATTAAAGAGCACAAAGACAGCAGGCCCGGGGTGGCGGCTTGTTGAATTAGAATTAACCAGTGACGGTATGTTGTATATAGATTTAGGGAAAAACTACCTCAAAGCTGGCAGTTATGAATTTGACTTGTTTGGCCTTTCGGGCGGTGACCGGCAAGTTTTACTCAAATCCGGGCTATTGGAGGTAAGCAATTAAGCCTGCAGCAGTAACTATGGCTGATTATTGTCGGTAACCACTGCCGCTTGAGGGCGGCAGTTAATATGAAAGGTGCTATTAGCAAGTGCTAATCGGAGGTTATATGTTAGTAAGAGAAGGTGTTAGGTCTGGCTGGTTCGATGATGTGATCGGGCATATGAGAAGGATCTTTTCACCCAGGACAAAAATAGGATCAAGCCGGGAAGAGTTGATTGAAAAGCTTGATAAACTTGAGTTAAAAATCACCATTGCCAATGATGATGAGCTAAGAGGACAAAGCTTTAGATTCAGGAAGGCGCGCGGCCCGAATCGGACCCTGGATATTGATATTGTCTTTGCCGGCGAGAGGTTATACCGCAAGGAAAGCAGAACTGAGCTGTCGGCAAACGGCAAAGAGATCAAAATTATCTATGATTTTCAATATGAGGATGACGACAAGCGGCATACCCTGATCATGTGGATTATAGACCCGGAGACGCAATGGTTCTTTTATTTCCTTGAGCATGATCACCATCACGATCACCCTGAAGGCCATGAAGCTATGGTATCCCAGGGACATTCCTCCACGGGCGGCGGCGGCAGGGAATATTAGCCGAAATGGCAATAACAGCAAGCAGTCTTTCTGTTATTGTCTCCTGGCCTGATTTGCCTTATTGCTTTTGTACCGGCGGCATGTGCGGGGAATAAGGTAAATCAAGGGCTGAGGTTTACCGGTTATGGAGTGACTTAGTTTCGGCTGAACGTGCTTTTTGACGCGACCGTCCGGAGCTGTTTTTCCAGCGGGCGAAAAGATCAACCGGTTACCATGATCACACAGCTAATAAGCTTGGCGGTAGTGACAACTTCCCGGTAAAAAATTACCGCTGTCAGCAGCCCGGACCAGCTCAGCTTTTACCGGCAAGGGTAAGCCTCCCAGGCCTTATGCCGGTTCAAAGCGGCTGTTTGCAAAGTTGGCTTCATCGGTCGGGAGGGGGCATTTATCTGCCTTTGGAGCCGGTAACGGCACAAATAAAAGTTATTCATCGCTTTCCCGGAGCCTGATTTCAGCCGTCATGGGCCAGAAACACTTCCCGGGCTTCATCTATGATTTGTCGTGCATACTCGGGATCTTTATATGCATGCTCATTCAATTTCTTCCAGTATAAAGGCATATCCTGCCCGGTCATATCGTTGATGTATGCTTGTTTTTTGTCTTGATCGCGCTCATTTGTTACAAAATCGATAAACTCGCTGATTTCCTGCTCCGCCAGGCTGCGGTCATATTCGCCATTGACAACACTGTCAGCACGGTTGGCAAAATGCTGGTATACCTGGTTGCTGATCAATCCGGGCAGTTTAACCGTGCTTAGTTGAAACTCATCTACCCTGTCCCCGGCCAAAGAGGCCATCTGCCAGAAGGCATTATTGATTTCTTCGCTGGCGTCCCAGTGCTGCTCTGCAATCAGTAAATTGCCCGGCTCCTTAGTATGTGCCAGCACTGAAGTGCGGGCATAAACATCGGCATAATTTTTATTGAGTTCCTGTTGTGATAATTTGCTCAAGGGAGTGTTATCTGTAGAATAACCGGTAATTTTTTCTGCCAGTGCATCCCTGTCCCGGGCTCTTTGCTGCAGAAATAGATTGGCCAAAGCATTAGATTCTTTGGCTGAATCCTTGT
It includes:
- a CDS encoding RNA polymerase sigma factor, whose product is MTELSEAEVARTLVARILNGEPAAEAEMVQRYNRGLVFMLNHRSKNRALAEDLAQETWRIVIEKVRAGDLKEPAKLAAFIVQIGKNQLLMTYRGSHHKKTTTEVDTTQTVDPASQPHLIIERYNTALIVRKLVDEMKTPRDRELILRFYIKEEDKQQICQDLGLNELHFNRVLFRARQRFKQLWSEYIEAGADP